Proteins encoded by one window of Dioscorea cayenensis subsp. rotundata cultivar TDr96_F1 chromosome 6, TDr96_F1_v2_PseudoChromosome.rev07_lg8_w22 25.fasta, whole genome shotgun sequence:
- the LOC120263545 gene encoding phosphatidylinositol 4-phosphate 5-kinase 1-like, which produces MTSPLELEEEAKEEIKHRGRAQSRRVAPASTVEKALLNGDVYRGRFAGNVPHGEGKYLWTDGCMYEGEWRRGKAAGKGKFSWPSGATFEGEFKSGRMEGIGTFTGPDGGTYRGSWVADRKHGFGRKSYPNGDFYEGSWRRNVQQGQGRYVWRNGNEYVGEWKNGVISGRGVLIWANGNRYDGHWENGVPKGSGVFTWPDGSCYVGMWGKDPRSLNGTFYPAATPAVVERRSSGAADKGFPRICIWDSDGEAGDITCDIIDALEASMLYRDGSTFGRRSAGDRRSPCCFTNGEVKKPGQTISKGHKNYSLMLNLQLGIRYSVGKLALTELRELRPVDFDPSEKFWTRFPTEGTKITPPHHTAEFRWKDYCPMVFRHLRKLFSVDAADYMLTICGSDALRELSSPGKSGSFFYLSQDDRFMIKTVKKSEVKVLIRMLPSYYKHVCCYENSLVTKFYGVHCVKPIGGPKVRFIVMGNFFCSEYRIHRRFDLKGSSYGRTTDKPEEEIDETTILKDLDLNFVFRLHKSWFRELLGQIDRDCEFLEAERIMDYSLLVGVHFRDDVSASKIGFSNSMCSPKYLRKISSCKGGGMAEICLSDFEHGLPGGRKPVMRLGVNMPAMAEQVSRRSDTESTPSSRGGFRTPSCTRKGEEYEVFLYFGIIDILQDYDICKKLEHAYKSLQVDPTSISAVDPKLYSKRFRDFIAKIFVEEE; this is translated from the exons ATGACGTCGCCGTTGGAGCTCGAGGAGGAGGCCAAGGAAGAGATCAAGCATAGAGGACGAGCACAGAGCCGGCGAGTGGCACCTGCAAGCACTGTCGAGAAGGCGTTGCTCAACGGGGACGTATATCGTGGAAGGTTTGCCGGAAACGTGCCGCACGGGGAGGGGAAGTATCTGTGGACGGACGGGTGCATGTACGAAGGGGAGTGGCGGAGAGGGAAGGCGGCCGGGAAAGGGAAGTTCTCGTGGCCTTCGGGAGCGACGTTTGAAGGGGAGTTCAAATCGGGGAGGATGGAAGGGATCGGGACTTTCACGGGTCCTGATGGGGGTACCTACCGTGGATCCTGGGTTGCCGATCGGAAGCATGGGTTTGGCCGGAAGAGCTACCCCAATGGTGACTTCTATGAGGGTTCATGGCGGCGTAATGTCCAGCAAGGGCAAGGGAGGTATGTGTGGCGCAATGGGAATGAGTATGTTGGGGAGTGGAAGAATGGGGTCATCTCTGGCCGTGGGGTTCTCATCTGGGCGAATGGGAATCGCTACGATGGGCATTGGGAGAACGGCGTGCCCAAGGGGAGCGGTGTCTTTACCTGGCCGGATGGGAGCTGCTATGTTGGGATGTGGGGGAAGGATCCTAGAAGCTTGAATGGGACCTTCTACCCTGCCGCCACGCCGGCCGTGGTCGAGAGAAGGAGTAGTGGTGCTGCGGATAAGGGTTTCCCTCGCATATGCATCTGGGACTCGGATGGTGAGGCTGGTGATATCACTTGTGATATCATTGATGCCCTTGAAGCTTCGATGTTGTATAGAGATGGGAGCACGTTTGGCCGGAGATCCGCTGGGGATCGGAGGAGCCCGTGCTGCTTCACGAACGGAGAGGTGAAGAAGCCCGGGCAAACGATCTCCAAGGGGCATAAAAACTACAGTTTGATGCTCAACCTGCAACTTGGCATCAG GTATTCTGTGGGGAAGCTTGCATTGACAGAGTTGAGGGAGCTGAGGCCAGTGGACTTTGATCCCAGTGAGAAGTTCTGGACAAGGTTCCCTACCGAGGGGACAAAGATAACTCCTCCACATCATACAGCTGAGTTCAGATGGAAAGATTACTGCCCCATGGTTTTCAG GCATTTGCGGAAGTTGTTCTCGGTTGATGCTGCAGATTATATGTTGACGATCTGTGGAAGTGATGCTTTGAGAGAATTATCTTCCCCTGGGAAGAGTGGGAGCTTCTTCTACTTATCTCAGGATGATCGGTTCATGATTAAAACAGTGAAGAAATCTGAAGTCAAG GTACTCATTAGAATGTTGCCTAGTTATTACAAGCATGTTTGTTGCTATGAGAACTCTCTGGTTACAAAGTTTTACGGCGTGCACTGTGTGAAgccaattggtggaccgaag GTTCGTTTCATTGTTATGGGCAACTTTTTCTGTTCCGAGTACCGGATCCATAGGCGGTTTGATCTGAAAGGTTCTTCTTATGGCCGAACGACTGATAAGCCTGAGGAAGAGATTGATGAGACCACCATCCTCAAAGACCTTGACCTCAATTTTGTATTCCGCTTGCACAAATCTTGGTTTCGAGAGCTTCTAGG ACAAATTGATAGGGATTGTGAGTTCTTGGAAGCTGAGAGGATCATGGATTATAGTCTCTTGGTGGGAGTTCACTTCCGTGATGATGTTTCAGCTTCTAAGATAGGGTTTTCAAATTCAATGTGCTCTCCAA AGTACTTGCGCAAGATAAGTTCATGCAAAGGCGGAGGCATGGCTGAAATATGCTTATCAGATTTCGAACATGGTTTGCCAGGCGGAAG AAAACCGGTAATGCGTTTGGGCGTAAACATGCCGGCAATGGCGGAGCAAGTGTCAAGGAGAAGTGATACAGAGTCAACCCCTTCCTCTAGAGGAGGTTTTAGGACACCGTCATGTACAAGGAAGGgtgaagaatatgaagtgttcctCTATTTCGGAATCATCGACATTCTCCAGGACTATGACATTTGTAAAAAGCTGGAGCATGCCTACAAATCTTTGCAAGTTGACCCCACCTCAATCTCTGCAGTAGATCCGAAGCTCTATTCGAAGAGGTTTCGAGATTTTATAGCCAAAATATTTGTCGAAGAAGAGTGA